In one Candidatus Nomurabacteria bacterium genomic region, the following are encoded:
- a CDS encoding molecular chaperone GroEL, with protein MAKKVFYDDDARARVLGGAKALYDAVKVTYGPKGRNVVIAKGYGGPTVTHDGVTVAEAIDLPEDDETLGYKTGAELIKQAASKLNKDAGDGTTTVTVLTYNILEQANRMIAAGHNPMELRKGIEAAGDEVVKQLDKLAESIEGKTARVADVATISAGDSEIGNKIAGVIEKVGKDAVVTVEAGQGLELEAEVVEGFSLDRGWSSPFFVTDASRQEAVYEKPAVVITDKKISSVQEILPLIEKLAQAGKKDVVLIADEVEGEALSVLILNKLKGVLNTVAVKAPDFGDRRKDKLQDIAVLTGATVISEDQGLTFENVELDVVGSARKVIVGKDSTTIVEGSGKLSAVKARITQMIAQAENANSEYDKEQLEKRAAALSGKVAVIKVGGATETEIDEKKFRVDDAVAATKAALSEGIVAGGGVTLVNLAASIVADGTDSINAGRQILKQALRIPFTLITANAGLNSEALLAQVEAAKPGMGVDVNNPSTKLIDVKKAGVIDPVRVTKEAVLSAVSIAATAVTMGALVVEIPEPPAPAAPAGGMPGGMGF; from the coding sequence ATGGCAAAAAAAGTATTTTATGATGATGATGCTCGAGCGCGAGTGCTTGGTGGGGCGAAGGCACTATATGATGCAGTGAAGGTAACGTATGGTCCAAAAGGACGTAATGTTGTCATTGCCAAGGGCTATGGTGGTCCGACGGTAACGCACGACGGTGTAACGGTTGCCGAGGCGATTGATTTGCCGGAAGACGATGAAACGTTGGGATATAAGACAGGTGCGGAATTGATTAAGCAGGCTGCGAGCAAGCTAAATAAAGACGCCGGAGACGGTACGACTACCGTGACTGTTCTTACATATAATATTTTGGAGCAGGCTAATCGAATGATTGCAGCAGGTCATAATCCTATGGAGCTCCGAAAAGGCATAGAGGCGGCTGGCGACGAAGTCGTAAAACAGCTTGATAAACTTGCCGAGAGTATTGAAGGCAAGACAGCACGCGTGGCAGACGTTGCAACTATTAGCGCTGGTGATAGTGAAATTGGAAATAAGATTGCTGGCGTTATAGAAAAAGTTGGTAAAGACGCTGTTGTAACTGTCGAGGCGGGTCAAGGGCTTGAGCTTGAAGCCGAAGTGGTTGAAGGATTTAGCCTCGATCGAGGCTGGTCTTCGCCATTCTTTGTAACGGATGCGAGTCGTCAAGAGGCTGTGTATGAAAAACCGGCAGTTGTAATCACTGACAAAAAAATTAGTAGCGTTCAGGAAATCCTTCCGCTAATTGAGAAGCTTGCTCAGGCTGGCAAAAAAGACGTTGTCTTGATTGCCGATGAGGTCGAAGGCGAGGCACTGAGCGTATTGATTCTGAATAAGCTCAAGGGTGTATTGAATACCGTGGCCGTAAAAGCACCTGATTTCGGTGATCGCCGCAAAGACAAATTACAAGATATTGCTGTTTTGACAGGAGCGACTGTCATATCGGAAGACCAAGGACTGACGTTTGAAAACGTAGAGTTAGATGTTGTGGGTAGTGCTCGAAAAGTTATCGTCGGTAAAGACAGTACGACAATTGTTGAGGGCAGCGGTAAGCTTAGTGCTGTAAAGGCACGAATCACTCAGATGATTGCACAAGCTGAAAATGCAAATAGCGAATACGATAAAGAACAGCTTGAAAAACGAGCCGCTGCATTAAGCGGAAAGGTTGCGGTCATTAAAGTCGGCGGAGCAACTGAGACCGAGATTGACGAAAAGAAATTTCGTGTAGACGATGCCGTGGCTGCAACAAAGGCTGCGTTGAGTGAAGGAATAGTCGCCGGTGGAGGCGTAACGTTGGTAAATTTGGCTGCAAGTATAGTGGCTGATGGTACGGATAGTATCAATGCCGGCCGGCAGATTTTGAAGCAGGCGCTGCGCATACCATTTACGTTAATTACAGCAAACGCAGGACTGAACAGTGAAGCACTTCTGGCGCAGGTAGAGGCGGCAAAGCCTGGAATGGGTGTTGATGTAAACAACCCGAGTACGAAGCTGATTGATGTTAAAAAAGCTGGTGTTATAGACCCGGTCCGTGTCACAAAAGAGGCTGTGCTCAGTGCGGTTTCAATTGCAGCAACGGCCGTTACCATGGGTGCATTGGTAGTAGAAATTCCTGAACCGCCAGCTCCGGCGGCACCTGCTGGTGGTATGCCAGGC
- a CDS encoding co-chaperone GroES, which yields MSSPIKPLADRVVAVREEAKTKTASGIYLPDAAKEKPVVATVEAIGPDVKEIKKGDRIVYKEYTTTELKIDGTVYLIVKEEDILATV from the coding sequence ATGAGTTCACCTATCAAGCCCCTTGCTGATCGTGTGGTTGCTGTCCGCGAGGAAGCGAAAACCAAGACTGCAAGCGGCATTTATTTACCAGATGCGGCGAAGGAAAAGCCGGTAGTTGCGACTGTAGAGGCAATTGGGCCAGATGTTAAAGAAATAAAAAAAGGCGATCGTATTGTTTATAAAGAATACACGACAACCGAGCTGAAAATAGACGGCACCGTTTATTTGATTGTTAAGGAAGAAGACATACTAGCGACAGTTTAG
- a CDS encoding peptidoglycan bridge formation glycyltransferase FemA/FemB family protein gives MNIRFAANGEIASWDSKVLSNPDGGNVFQSEEFADQKKLSGWEPRFIFADETAITVLEKSVFGLGKLWYIPKGPGVSSVEQLGDILPMLNEFANENGVFAIKIEPELIKTSETMEALEKLGLTPTSPIQPNFSTVLIDISPDPNEIIANLNQTSRHAMRRAERDGVKVNAVESDNVNCKLFYDLLSDTAANSFNIRSYDYYYKFWKRFADAGLGQLFFTYYNDKLVAGAFAMVFGEKSIYKDGASVREKTAYGASHLLQLHVMQWAKLQGSKMHDLGGSPPSDQIGNKDHPHYGIGVFKTSFNKQVTDYVGAFDLVVKPTKYRWWKQFGERTVQRLWWRKHQESWY, from the coding sequence ATGAATATACGCTTTGCTGCTAATGGCGAAATTGCCTCATGGGACTCCAAGGTTCTTTCTAATCCCGACGGCGGAAATGTATTCCAAAGTGAAGAATTCGCAGATCAAAAAAAGTTATCTGGCTGGGAACCACGATTTATCTTCGCAGATGAAACCGCTATAACCGTACTCGAAAAGAGCGTGTTTGGCCTAGGAAAATTATGGTACATACCCAAGGGCCCGGGAGTTTCTAGCGTAGAACAACTTGGCGACATACTACCCATGCTGAACGAGTTTGCCAACGAAAACGGCGTTTTCGCCATCAAGATTGAGCCTGAACTTATAAAGACAAGTGAAACCATGGAAGCCCTCGAAAAACTTGGGCTGACGCCCACCTCACCAATACAACCCAACTTTTCGACAGTGCTTATTGATATTTCACCAGATCCTAACGAAATCATCGCAAATCTCAACCAAACAAGTCGTCATGCCATGCGACGCGCTGAACGCGATGGTGTAAAAGTAAATGCTGTTGAATCCGACAATGTGAATTGTAAGCTGTTTTATGACCTACTCTCTGATACAGCTGCGAACTCATTCAACATCCGATCCTATGACTATTACTACAAATTTTGGAAGCGTTTTGCTGATGCCGGCCTAGGACAGCTATTTTTCACCTACTACAACGATAAACTAGTGGCAGGTGCGTTCGCTATGGTTTTCGGCGAAAAAAGCATTTATAAAGACGGCGCCAGTGTCCGGGAGAAAACTGCATATGGTGCAAGCCATTTATTACAGTTACACGTTATGCAGTGGGCAAAACTACAGGGTTCAAAGATGCACGATCTTGGCGGCTCACCACCAAGCGATCAAATCGGCAATAAAGATCACCCCCACTACGGCATAGGTGTATTTAAAACGAGCTTCAATAAACAAGTTACCGACTATGTTGGAGCCTTTGACTTGGTTGTTAAACCCACAAAGTACCGATGGTGGAAACAGTTTGGCGAACGAACCGTGCAGCGCCTGTGGTGGCGAAAGCATCAAGAAAGCTGGTATTAA